A genomic stretch from Bacillus sp. N1-1 includes:
- the rsmH gene encoding 16S rRNA (cytosine(1402)-N(4))-methyltransferase RsmH: MFEHITVLKEEAVNALNIKEDGIYVDCTLGGGGHSKAILDKLTTGHLYAFDQDQWAIDNAKATLAGYEEKLTVIERNFSFIKEALADLGVEGVDGILFDLGVSSPQLDKGERGFSYQHDAQLDMRMDQSSSLSAYEVVNEWEYERLVSIFFKFGEEKFSKQIARKIEKARDLKPIETTFELVDLIKDAIPAPARRKGGHPAKRIFQAIRIAVNDELKVFEQALIDGMSILNPGGRMSVITFHSLEDRICKTTMKEAASGPELPPGMPIIPDAYQPDMKLITRKPILPSEEEQEANRRARSAKLRVAEKM; encoded by the coding sequence ATGTTTGAACACATTACAGTACTAAAAGAAGAAGCGGTAAACGCACTAAATATTAAAGAAGATGGCATTTATGTTGACTGTACGCTTGGTGGCGGCGGTCATTCAAAAGCAATCCTGGATAAGCTTACCACAGGGCACCTCTATGCTTTTGATCAGGATCAGTGGGCAATCGATAATGCCAAAGCAACACTTGCAGGTTATGAGGAGAAGCTCACGGTTATCGAACGAAACTTTAGCTTTATTAAAGAAGCGTTAGCTGACCTCGGTGTTGAAGGCGTTGATGGGATTTTATTTGACCTTGGTGTTTCCTCTCCGCAGCTTGATAAAGGCGAGCGGGGGTTTAGTTATCAGCATGATGCACAGCTGGATATGAGGATGGATCAATCTTCCAGTTTATCAGCGTACGAAGTGGTGAATGAGTGGGAGTACGAACGTCTCGTCTCGATTTTTTTCAAATTTGGTGAAGAAAAGTTTTCAAAACAAATCGCTCGCAAAATTGAAAAAGCAAGGGACTTAAAACCGATTGAAACCACATTTGAACTCGTTGATCTCATTAAAGATGCTATTCCTGCACCTGCGAGAAGGAAAGGGGGACATCCCGCTAAAAGAATTTTTCAAGCGATTCGTATAGCGGTAAATGATGAGCTGAAAGTATTTGAGCAGGCTCTAATTGACGGAATGTCCATTTTAAATCCAGGCGGACGGATGAGTGTCATCACATTCCATTCTCTTGAAGATCGGATTTGCAAAACTACGATGAAAGAAGCAGCTTCGGGGCCAGAACTTCCACCAGGAATGCCTATTATCCCAGACGCATACCAGCCTGATATGAAGCTTATAACAAGAAAGCCAATTCTACCATCTGAAGAAGAGCAGGAAGCAAACAGACGTGCACGATCAGCGAAGCTTCGTGTGGCAGAGAAAATGTAA
- a CDS encoding DUF3397 domain-containing protein, translated as MENLLSWIVATAVTAPLLAWYLVYIITVKMTRKKKFSFRLAVDLSTIFFILSVHFILIELVGKSFLWVILLMIIGAAGAFTILHWKTKEDIHIHKVIKGAWRFNFLLFSTGYVVLLLIGLVHRIISV; from the coding sequence ATGGAAAACCTCTTATCATGGATTGTAGCAACGGCTGTGACAGCCCCACTGCTCGCATGGTACCTGGTCTATATTATTACGGTGAAAATGACACGAAAGAAAAAATTCTCTTTTCGTCTTGCAGTAGATCTTTCTACAATCTTTTTTATTTTAAGCGTGCATTTTATTCTAATTGAATTAGTTGGAAAGTCTTTTCTATGGGTTATTTTATTAATGATTATTGGAGCCGCCGGAGCCTTTACGATTCTGCACTGGAAAACGAAAGAAGACATTCACATTCATAAAGTGATAAAAGGCGCGTGGCGATTTAATTTTCTATTGTTCTCGACAGGGTATGTAGTTCTTTTGCTTATTGGGTTAGTTCACCGAATTATTTCGGTCTAA
- a CDS encoding acetyl-CoA carboxylase biotin carboxylase subunit: protein MKKILIANRGEIAERIIRTCSKLGLETVAVYSSADKDLPYVKQATVAYEIGDPPAAKSYLNQEQILRVASEENVDAIHPGYGFLSENAAFVRKINEHGITFIGPTADVVEAMGDKITARKTMQEAGVPVVPGSGEIVDVAEAIAFANEINYPIMLKAAAGGGGIGMQRCENDQELEKAFVSSQNRAKAYFGNGAMFVEKFIDDARHIEVQIVGDNHGNIVHLYERDCSIQRRNQKVLEEAPSPFLSKRTRIQIGEAALLAAKHVQYTNAGTVEFVMDQDENFYFLEMNTRLQVEHPITEETIGVDLVEWQINVAEGKVLPLKQENIQPTGHSIELRLYAEDPTSFMPSPGKIETLHFPKMEGVRIDSGYASGSTVSPFYDPMIAKIIVSGSSREEAIKRCEDFFTSFSLTGIKHNGPLFAQLLKEENFQQGKYSTSYLAKILVKK from the coding sequence TTGAAAAAAATCCTAATTGCAAATCGTGGCGAAATTGCGGAACGAATTATAAGGACATGCAGCAAACTAGGTCTTGAGACGGTTGCTGTTTATTCGAGTGCAGATAAGGATCTTCCATATGTTAAGCAAGCAACAGTCGCATATGAGATTGGAGACCCACCTGCAGCAAAATCTTACTTGAATCAGGAGCAAATTCTGAGGGTAGCAAGTGAAGAAAACGTGGACGCGATCCATCCTGGCTATGGATTTTTATCTGAAAATGCTGCATTTGTAAGGAAAATCAATGAACATGGAATCACGTTTATTGGACCTACAGCAGATGTTGTGGAAGCGATGGGCGATAAGATTACAGCGAGAAAGACGATGCAGGAAGCTGGTGTACCGGTCGTACCAGGCAGCGGTGAAATTGTGGATGTAGCGGAGGCCATTGCATTTGCGAATGAAATCAACTACCCCATTATGTTAAAAGCAGCTGCCGGTGGTGGTGGCATTGGTATGCAGCGTTGTGAAAATGATCAAGAGCTAGAGAAAGCATTCGTATCGAGTCAAAACCGTGCAAAGGCTTATTTTGGTAACGGAGCGATGTTTGTAGAGAAATTCATTGACGATGCGCGACACATTGAAGTGCAAATTGTAGGAGACAATCATGGAAACATTGTTCACCTGTATGAGCGAGATTGCTCGATTCAAAGACGAAACCAGAAGGTGCTAGAAGAAGCGCCATCACCATTTTTGTCTAAAAGGACCCGCATACAAATAGGAGAAGCTGCTCTACTAGCTGCTAAGCACGTCCAATATACGAATGCTGGAACAGTTGAATTTGTCATGGACCAGGATGAGAATTTTTATTTTCTAGAGATGAACACAAGATTGCAAGTGGAGCACCCCATTACAGAAGAAACGATTGGCGTCGATTTAGTTGAGTGGCAAATCAACGTTGCAGAAGGGAAAGTACTCCCTCTCAAACAGGAAAACATTCAACCTACAGGTCACAGTATTGAGCTTAGACTATATGCAGAAGACCCAACATCCTTTATGCCTTCACCTGGAAAGATTGAAACGCTCCATTTCCCTAAAATGGAAGGGGTCCGCATTGATTCAGGTTATGCAAGCGGCTCAACCGTGTCCCCATTCTATGATCCAATGATTGCAAAAATCATTGTATCAGGCTCCAGTCGCGAAGAAGCGATTAAACGATGTGAAGATTTCTTTACTTCATTTTCGCTAACGGGGATCAAGCATAATGGACCGCTTTTTGCCCAATTACTTAAAGAAGAGAATTTTCAACAGGGGAAATATTCAACGTCTTATCTAGCAAAAATTCTTGTAAAAAAATAA
- the bshC gene encoding bacillithiol biosynthesis cysteine-adding enzyme BshC yields MRLKETFLPGSNVIAADYIAEKTTLSAFFDYTYHHDSSYEERYKELMERHQDRANLTEHLMTFNEKFEAEGPALTNIERLQQAEAVTVVAGQQAGVLTGPLYTINKAISVIKLAEEKERKLGVPVIPVFWVAGEDHDYHEVNHIYSYDEGRERKEAVPQKQMTKQALSDISLDHDAMNTWTRDMLKRFGETSYTKEIQGFLEGVTEKSNTYVDHFCYIMTKLFSKHGLVLVDSGNRDFRRLQTDAFKQMIHQNETINEGVLTQAAHLSEENYPIGVAVDDQQANLFVKVNGERILLERLNGRFEGKTASVSYSKEELLELAERQPEDLSNNVVTRPIMQDLMFPVLGFVAGPGELAYWALLKPAFHTFGIKMPVIVPRLTFTFVERHIQKYVDDLSLSDDKILKSGIDHSKETYMRQLDDVGIGTTFNDAKLKVEEIHQNLRDLTESVDRGLERFAEKNGRFLQRQLDLLQQKLYQSLEFQHENTLAKFDEVGFALKPNGAPQERKWNAVYYLNWHGLDFVDQMMELELPFNDKHKVIYL; encoded by the coding sequence ATGAGACTCAAAGAAACATTCCTTCCAGGATCAAATGTCATTGCGGCAGACTACATCGCTGAGAAAACAACGCTCTCAGCTTTTTTTGACTATACATATCATCATGATTCCTCGTATGAAGAGCGATACAAAGAGTTAATGGAACGTCATCAAGATCGTGCGAATTTAACTGAACACTTGATGACGTTTAATGAGAAATTTGAAGCAGAAGGACCGGCGCTTACAAATATCGAGCGTTTACAACAAGCAGAAGCGGTCACAGTTGTTGCCGGACAACAGGCTGGCGTGTTAACTGGTCCTCTTTATACGATCAATAAAGCGATATCGGTCATTAAATTAGCAGAAGAGAAAGAACGAAAGCTTGGGGTGCCTGTTATACCTGTTTTTTGGGTAGCGGGTGAAGATCATGATTATCATGAAGTAAATCATATTTATTCGTATGATGAAGGGCGCGAGCGTAAAGAGGCAGTGCCTCAAAAACAAATGACAAAACAGGCATTATCCGATATATCGCTTGATCATGACGCGATGAACACTTGGACGCGTGACATGCTCAAACGATTTGGGGAAACCTCTTATACGAAAGAGATTCAAGGGTTTCTTGAAGGTGTAACCGAGAAGTCAAATACTTACGTGGATCATTTTTGTTACATCATGACAAAGCTTTTTTCAAAGCATGGACTTGTGCTCGTAGATTCAGGTAACCGAGATTTTCGCCGTCTTCAGACGGACGCGTTTAAACAAATGATTCATCAAAACGAAACAATCAATGAAGGGGTTTTAACCCAGGCGGCTCATCTTAGTGAAGAGAATTATCCAATTGGTGTTGCCGTTGATGATCAACAAGCAAATTTATTCGTAAAGGTAAATGGCGAGCGAATTTTACTAGAACGACTAAACGGAAGATTTGAGGGAAAAACGGCTTCCGTTTCATACTCAAAAGAAGAACTGCTTGAATTAGCGGAACGTCAACCGGAAGATTTAAGTAACAATGTTGTGACACGACCGATCATGCAGGATTTAATGTTTCCTGTGCTAGGATTTGTGGCTGGACCGGGTGAATTAGCCTACTGGGCTTTACTTAAGCCTGCTTTTCATACTTTTGGAATAAAAATGCCTGTCATCGTGCCACGACTTACATTTACGTTTGTTGAGCGACATATTCAAAAGTATGTCGATGATCTCTCTTTATCAGATGATAAAATACTAAAGTCAGGGATTGATCACTCAAAAGAAACTTATATGCGCCAGTTAGATGATGTAGGGATTGGGACCACATTTAACGATGCTAAGTTGAAAGTGGAGGAAATTCATCAAAACCTTCGCGATTTAACAGAATCCGTTGATCGTGGACTTGAGCGCTTTGCGGAAAAGAATGGCCGGTTTCTTCAAAGGCAGCTTGACCTTCTTCAACAAAAACTCTATCAATCACTCGAGTTTCAGCATGAAAATACGCTGGCTAAATTCGATGAGGTGGGATTTGCATTAAAGCCTAACGGCGCGCCGCAAGAGCGAAAGTGGAATGCTGTCTATTATTTAAATTGGCATGGTTTGGATTTTGTGGATCAAATGATGGAACTGGAGCTTCCCTTTAATGATAAACATAAGGTGATTTATCTTTAG
- the ftsL gene encoding cell division protein FtsL, whose product MSNLAYKYQQQHQTQKQVETKKQAVYVERGRITKGEKMLWMMLVLTFVAASIFMVSNYATIYNLNTGLQQAEADQRAQVKQNEELQVKVTELSAPGRIVNIAEEKLGMELNDQNVEVINKGS is encoded by the coding sequence ATGAGTAACCTGGCGTATAAGTATCAGCAGCAGCATCAAACGCAAAAACAAGTTGAAACAAAAAAGCAAGCGGTTTATGTAGAACGTGGACGTATTACAAAGGGAGAGAAAATGCTCTGGATGATGCTTGTACTTACGTTTGTGGCCGCGTCAATCTTTATGGTTTCAAATTATGCTACGATTTATAATTTGAATACGGGTCTGCAGCAAGCAGAAGCAGATCAACGTGCTCAAGTGAAACAGAACGAAGAGCTTCAAGTGAAAGTGACTGAGCTAAGTGCACCCGGTCGAATTGTGAACATTGCCGAAGAAAAATTAGGCATGGAGCTAAATGATCAAAACGTAGAAGTGATCAACAAGGGATCATAA
- a CDS encoding 2-dehydropantoate 2-reductase: MNVTIIGAGSIGLLVAAKLAMNGQVVTVVCRRKHQADQLRKGINYINRRKTQCVKVQATHHLSSKKTNLLIVAVKSNQVPSVLSLIQEVYQDSNLPDILFIQNGMGHLSYIDLLHHNVLVGVVEHGALKIDERTVEHTGDGIIRMSAYSGVPNSITALSSEDFPVCYEHDWYEMLAKKLVVNCAINPLSSIFGVLNGELLQNARFYSLMRELVKEACEVLELEFERSWNDVQLVCKKTSSNTSSMLADLKAGRLTEIDAITGFVLKEGEARGKHVPFSRFVFDSVKGLEMVTR; the protein is encoded by the coding sequence TTGAACGTAACGATAATTGGAGCCGGGTCAATTGGATTACTAGTGGCTGCGAAGCTTGCTATGAATGGCCAAGTAGTGACAGTTGTATGCCGTCGCAAACATCAGGCTGATCAGCTCCGAAAAGGCATTAACTACATAAATAGACGTAAGACTCAGTGCGTCAAAGTACAGGCAACACATCATCTGTCGTCAAAAAAAACGAATTTACTCATTGTGGCAGTCAAGTCAAATCAAGTTCCGTCAGTGCTGTCGTTGATTCAAGAAGTGTATCAAGATTCGAATTTGCCGGATATCCTTTTTATTCAAAATGGGATGGGGCATCTTTCCTATATCGATTTGTTGCACCATAATGTTCTTGTTGGGGTAGTTGAACATGGTGCCCTGAAGATAGATGAAAGAACAGTTGAACATACTGGTGATGGAATCATTAGAATGAGCGCTTACTCGGGTGTTCCAAATTCAATAACGGCGCTTTCTAGCGAAGATTTTCCGGTTTGTTACGAACATGACTGGTACGAGATGCTTGCGAAAAAATTAGTCGTAAATTGTGCGATTAATCCACTTAGTAGTATATTTGGTGTTTTGAATGGAGAGCTTTTGCAAAATGCAAGGTTTTATAGTTTGATGAGAGAATTAGTAAAAGAAGCTTGCGAGGTTCTCGAGTTGGAATTTGAACGGTCATGGAATGATGTGCAGCTCGTATGCAAAAAGACGAGCTCGAATACGTCTTCGATGCTCGCGGATTTAAAAGCTGGAAGATTAACTGAAATCGATGCAATCACTGGATTCGTACTAAAAGAAGGAGAAGCACGCGGGAAACATGTTCCTTTTTCAAGGTTTGTCTTTGATAGCGTGAAGGGTCTTGAGATGGTAACGAGATAG
- a CDS encoding acyl-CoA carboxylase subunit beta, with translation MNHLEELLSSRASEVESGGAEKYHQKLKESNKLFVRDRLKLLFDNGDYMEDGKFANHLAKDLPADGVVTAIGSVNGEKVCVMANDSTVKAGSWGARTVEKIIRIQETAMNLKVPLLYLVDSAGARITDQLEMFPNRRGAGRIFHNQVKMSGMVPQVCLLFGPSAAGGAYIPAFCDIVIMVDKNASMYLGSPRMAEKVIGEKVTLEQMGGARMHCSTSGCGDVLAENEEHAIELGRGYLSYFPGNFHKQPPHLEGNLPSVEKSISEIVPENQNAPFNMYDLIDALVDKESFFEMKKLFAPELITGFARIDGRVVGLVANQPKVKGGVLFVDSADKGAKFIQLCDAYHIPIIFLADVPGFMIGTKVESAGIIRHGAKLIAAMSSATVPKISVVVRKAYGAGLYAMAGPAFEPDCCIALPTAQIAVMGPEAAVNAVYANKINAIEDPKERIEYVKEKHQEYKEHIDIYKLASELIVDDIVPGSELRNVLVERLSYYESKEVEAPSKKHPVYPV, from the coding sequence ATGAATCATCTAGAAGAGCTTTTATCGTCTAGAGCATCAGAGGTTGAGTCTGGGGGTGCTGAGAAATATCATCAGAAGTTAAAGGAATCAAACAAACTTTTTGTACGTGATCGTCTGAAGCTTCTGTTTGATAATGGCGACTATATGGAAGACGGAAAATTTGCAAACCACCTTGCAAAAGATCTACCAGCAGACGGTGTCGTAACAGCGATCGGTAGTGTGAACGGGGAAAAGGTATGCGTGATGGCGAACGATTCCACTGTTAAAGCTGGCTCATGGGGAGCGCGTACAGTCGAAAAGATTATTCGCATTCAAGAGACAGCGATGAACCTTAAAGTGCCTCTTTTGTATCTAGTGGATTCAGCTGGTGCGCGCATTACGGATCAGTTAGAAATGTTTCCGAATCGTCGCGGAGCCGGAAGGATTTTTCATAATCAAGTAAAAATGTCTGGGATGGTGCCCCAAGTTTGCTTGTTATTTGGTCCATCAGCGGCAGGTGGCGCTTACATACCGGCATTCTGTGACATCGTTATCATGGTGGATAAAAATGCTTCAATGTATCTCGGCTCTCCAAGAATGGCTGAAAAAGTGATCGGTGAAAAAGTGACGTTAGAACAAATGGGTGGTGCACGTATGCACTGCAGTACAAGTGGGTGCGGCGATGTTCTTGCTGAAAATGAAGAGCATGCAATCGAACTTGGAAGGGGCTATCTAAGTTATTTTCCGGGGAATTTCCATAAGCAGCCGCCTCATCTAGAAGGGAATCTTCCTTCGGTTGAGAAATCAATCAGCGAGATTGTTCCTGAAAATCAAAATGCACCATTCAACATGTATGATTTAATCGATGCACTCGTTGATAAGGAAAGTTTTTTTGAAATGAAAAAGCTCTTTGCGCCGGAATTGATTACAGGCTTTGCGCGAATTGACGGACGAGTTGTTGGGTTGGTTGCAAACCAGCCTAAAGTAAAGGGTGGCGTGCTTTTTGTTGATTCAGCCGATAAAGGAGCTAAATTTATTCAGCTCTGCGATGCGTATCATATCCCAATTATTTTTCTCGCGGATGTCCCAGGTTTTATGATTGGAACGAAAGTAGAAAGTGCTGGTATCATTAGACATGGGGCGAAACTAATTGCGGCAATGAGTTCGGCGACCGTTCCGAAAATTTCAGTTGTTGTTAGAAAGGCTTATGGGGCAGGTTTGTATGCCATGGCTGGCCCTGCATTTGAGCCGGATTGTTGCATCGCTCTTCCAACTGCCCAAATTGCTGTTATGGGTCCTGAGGCGGCTGTGAACGCTGTATATGCGAATAAGATCAATGCGATTGAAGATCCAAAGGAACGAATTGAATATGTAAAAGAAAAACATCAGGAGTACAAAGAGCACATTGACATTTATAAACTAGCTTCAGAGTTAATTGTTGATGATATTGTACCTGGAAGTGAACTACGTAATGTGTTAGTAGAGCGGTTAAGCTACTATGAATCTAAAGAAGTGGAAGCACCATCTAAAAAACATCCGGTCTATCCGGTATAA
- the mraZ gene encoding division/cell wall cluster transcriptional repressor MraZ, which yields MFMGEYQHTVDEKGRMIIPAKFREELGDSFVLTRGLDKCIFGYPMTEWEVLEEKMKSLPFTKKDARAFTRFFFSGATECQLDKQGRVNIAGTLRQYAGLEKECVVIGVSNRLEIWDKAVWEEYFNASEDSFSEIAESMMDFDL from the coding sequence ATGTTTATGGGGGAATATCAACATACTGTTGATGAAAAAGGCAGAATGATTATTCCCGCTAAGTTCCGTGAAGAACTTGGAGACAGCTTCGTCCTCACCCGCGGGTTAGATAAATGTATCTTCGGCTACCCAATGACCGAATGGGAAGTACTTGAAGAGAAAATGAAATCACTCCCTTTTACAAAGAAAGATGCTCGTGCTTTTACCCGATTCTTTTTCTCAGGTGCAACTGAATGCCAACTGGATAAACAGGGCAGGGTAAATATTGCCGGAACATTACGCCAGTATGCAGGGCTTGAGAAAGAATGCGTTGTAATTGGTGTTTCAAATCGATTAGAAATTTGGGACAAAGCGGTCTGGGAAGAGTATTTCAATGCATCAGAAGATTCTTTCTCTGAAATCGCGGAGAGTATGATGGATTTCGATTTGTAG
- a CDS encoding N-acetyltransferase, with protein sequence MVDLTVRPLVINYKTLEEFKKFKEFGIQELSMMEDLQDNIIENDSESPFYGIYYGDKLVARMSLYRIDGKYDRYFDPPQDYLELWKLEVLPQYHNRDYGSTLVNFAKTFNLPVKTNARQGSGEFWEKMGFEAVTYQPERDRGENPYVWYPEGVTEQE encoded by the coding sequence ATGGTAGATCTAACAGTTCGTCCACTTGTAATCAATTACAAAACTCTCGAGGAGTTTAAGAAGTTTAAAGAATTTGGTATTCAAGAACTTTCAATGATGGAGGACCTGCAAGATAACATCATTGAGAATGATAGCGAATCTCCATTCTATGGTATTTACTATGGAGATAAGCTTGTTGCTAGAATGAGCTTGTATCGCATCGATGGCAAATACGATCGCTATTTTGATCCACCGCAGGATTACCTTGAGCTCTGGAAACTTGAAGTACTTCCGCAATATCATAATCGTGATTATGGTTCCACGCTTGTGAATTTCGCAAAAACCTTTAATTTGCCGGTTAAAACGAACGCTAGGCAAGGTTCAGGTGAATTTTGGGAGAAGATGGGTTTTGAAGCAGTCACTTATCAGCCCGAACGCGATCGTGGAGAAAATCCTTATGTATGGTATCCTGAAGGTGTAACCGAACAGGAGTAA
- a CDS encoding biotin/lipoyl-binding carrier protein: MQEIKASMAGTVLNVMVGEGDAITAGQELVMLESMKMEIPIEGVEEGTVAEVKVNVGDFVNEGDVLVTVK, encoded by the coding sequence ATGCAAGAAATTAAAGCATCGATGGCGGGAACAGTTTTAAATGTAATGGTCGGAGAAGGTGATGCGATTACAGCAGGGCAAGAGCTCGTTATGCTCGAATCGATGAAAATGGAGATTCCGATTGAAGGTGTGGAAGAAGGAACGGTTGCAGAGGTTAAAGTGAATGTTGGCGATTTTGTAAACGAAGGCGATGTACTCGTTACGGTAAAGTAA